One window from the genome of Rutidosis leptorrhynchoides isolate AG116_Rl617_1_P2 unplaced genomic scaffold, CSIRO_AGI_Rlap_v1 contig50, whole genome shotgun sequence encodes:
- the LOC139884076 gene encoding E3 ubiquitin-protein ligase APD2-like: MEEEGNGSVSEVSPISLSSTSGEDQNVVRQENDDRGSRTREENHRQQWNVNTRSILYRVNISIMSNMARASLLRDDVWTCLVVVLTFWLFASMTMILGFYGSMNVQLGPNCSRLLKTNPFFVQTIKVQGLDELKSGPVLYGFYKAPALDVEISWNESHNTFVPEWVYYLNQGSKVDISYIVKSKNSLPLSLVIAQGKESLAEWIGDPSYPNTTLSWNIISGTGNIQQQISMPCNYYIAVGNLNSEEVEVELELRVKALVYDTRKAYHRCSLINHLCSLKLFLLGTNVAVLTSPGPPQYPIDENWYVKLSYGPRWIIYFVGTGVLTAIILLVLLLCNIYQNRRQQQGSGGVETETGAPLLTSQKDDDLSSWGSSHEYNSQDEDDLLPSSKHGDHQANDDNLRRLCAICWDAPRECFFLPCGHCVACFTCATRIADEEGICPVCRRKMKKVRKIFTV; this comes from the exons ATGGAAGAAGAGGGAAATGGTTCTGTTTCTGAGGTTAGTCCGATATCGTTATCTTCAACTTCTGGAGAAGATCAGAATGTTGTTAGACAAGAAAATGATGATAGAGGCAGCAGGACCAGGGAAGAAAATCATCGGCAGCAATGGAATGTTAATACTCGGAGTATATTATATCGTGTGAATATATCAATAATGTCAAATATGGCAAGAGCAAGTTTATTGAGGGATGATGTTTGGACTTGCCTTGTTGTCGTCCTTACATTCTGGTTATTTG CATCTATGACGATGATACTTGGGTTTTATGGATCTATGAATGTACAATTGGGGCCAAATTGCTCTCGCCTTCTAAAAACTAATCCATTCTTTGTACAGACTATTAAG GTACAAGGATTAGATGAACTAAAATCGGGGCCAGTGTTGTATGGATTTTACAAAGCTCCAGCATTGGATGTCGAAATTAGCTGGAATGAATCTCACAACACATTTGTACCA GAATGGGTGTACTATCTAAACCAAGGATCGAAAGTCGACATATCTTACATCGTAAAGTCTAAGAATTCCTTGCCTTTGTCCCTTGTAATCGCCCAAGGCAAAGAAAGCCTAGCTGAGTGGATTGGTGATCCATCTTATCCTAATACAACCTTGTCTTGGAATATCATTTCTG GAACCGGAAACATCCAACAGCAAATTTCAATGCCTTGTAATTATTATATTGCTGTTGGAAATCTGAACTCCGAAGAAGTGGAG GTAGAGTTGGAATTGAGAGTGAAAGCATTGGTATACGACACTAGGAAGGCATACCATAGGTGTTCGCTCATCAACCATTTATGCAGTCTAAAACTTTTCCTTCTAGGGACCAATGTAGCTGTTCTAACCTCTCCAGGTCCTCCACAG TATCCCATTGATGAAAACTGGTATGTCAAACTCTCATATGGACCAAGGTGGATCATATATTTTGTCGGAACAG GTGTGTTGACAGCCATCATCTTGTTGGTATTGTTACTATGCAACATTTACCAAAACAGAAGGCAACAACAAGGATCAGGAGGAGTAGAGACAGAGACAGGAGCCCCATTGCTGACGTCTCAAAAAGACGACGACCTTTCGAGCTGGGGATCATCTCATGAATATAATTCTCAAGATGAAGATGACTTGCTTCCTTCTTCAAAACATGGAGATCATCAGGCCAATGATGACAATCTCCGACGACTTTGTGCTATTTGTTGGGATGCTCCAAGAGAATGCTTCTTCCTTCCTTGTGGACACTGTGTTGCTTGTTTTACTTGTGCCACAAG GATCGCCGATGAGGAAGGAATTTGTCCTGTTTGTCGCAGGAAGATGAAGAAAGTCAGAAAGATATTTACAGTTTGA
- the LOC139884092 gene encoding LOW QUALITY PROTEIN: ABC transporter G family member 31-like (The sequence of the model RefSeq protein was modified relative to this genomic sequence to represent the inferred CDS: deleted 1 base in 1 codon), whose product MAASNGFEFLEFEVESGRESFVRPSNAEAVEQDEGELLWAALERLPSQKRSNFAILRRNPSEYHHGGAVLPATETIDVRKLDRNNRQLVVKKALDTNEQDNFKLLSAVKERLDRVGLEVPKVEVRYEHLNVSAKVQTGNRALPTLINVTRDAIEQLLTSLRIFRPKRHSLTILNDVSGIIKPGRMTLLLGPPGSGKSTLLRALAGKLDKNLKTTGNITYNGEKLDQFCVQRTSAYVSQTDNHIAEITVRETLDFAARCQGASEGYAGYMDDLTRLEKERNIRPIPEIDAFMKASSVRGKQHNVSTDYVLKVLGLDICSDTIVGSDMMRGVSGGQRKRVTTGEMVVGPIKTLFMDEISTGLDSSTTYQIVKCVQNFVHLMEGTVLMALLQPAPETFELFDDLVLLSDSNIVYQGPITDVVEFFESLGFRLPARKGVADFLQEVTSKKDQAQYWADPSRPYEFIPVSEIVKAFKESKFGRSVEASLLVPCDRSKSLPSALSRTKFAVSSRELFKACFDREILLIKRHSFLYIFRTCQVGFVGLVTCTMFLRTKLHPGDEANGNLYLSCLFFGLVHMMFNGFSELPLMISRLPVFFKQRDSNFHPAWAWSLASWILRVPYSVMESIVWSCVVYYTVGFAPAPGRFFRFMFLLFSVHQMALGLFRMMAALARDMVIANTFGSAALLAIFLLGGFIIPKELIKPWWAWASWLSPLTYGQRALSVNEFGATRWMQKDVVGNNTVGYNVLHSHSLPADDNWYWIGVCVLLLYAVLFNILVTLAISYLNPLKKGQALMTSDTAEETSTEMNGHQETSKAKGMILPFQPLTMTFHNVNYFVDMPKEMSTQGVPEKRLQLLSNVSGVFSPGVLTALVGSSGAGKTTLMDVLAGRKTGGYIDGDIKISGYPKEQRIFARISGYVEQNDIHSPQVTVEESLFFSASLRLPKEVSKEKNREFVEEVMKLVELDSLRYALVGLPGSSGLSTEQRKRLTIAVELVANPSIIFMDEPTSGLDARAAAIVMRTVRNTVDTGRTVVCTIHQPSIDIFEAFDELLLMKRGGRVIYGGNLGANSQTLIDYFEAIDGIPKIPVSYNPATWMLEVSTPTMEEKIGADFADIYRHSEQFKGVESSIKQFGSPSPDSEPLHFSSTFAQDTLTQFKTCMWKQNLVYWRSPQYNAMRILFTTMSAFIIGTAFWNCGSKRDTTQSLFVVMGALYSACLFLGVNNASSVQPIVSIERTVFYREKAAGLYSPIPYAAAQGLVELPYIAAQTIIYGTITYFMINFDRTAEKFLLYLIFMFLTFTYFTFYGMMAVALTPTQHLAAVVSSAFYSLWNLLSGFLVPKPNIPVWWIWYYYICPVAWTLRGVITSQLGDVETRIVGYKFDGTVKEYIEVSFGYGPGMIGVTVVVLVGFCILFFAIFAASVKYLNFQRR is encoded by the exons ATGGCAGCTTCGAATGGATTCGAGTTTTTGGAATTCGAGGTGGAATCGGGACGGGAATCGTTCGTCCGGCCGTCGAATGCAGAAGCGGTGGAGCAAGACGAAGGCGAG TTGCTTTGGGCTGCGTTAGAGAGGCTTCCGTCACAGAAACGAAGCAACTTTGCTATTCTACGACGGAATCCGTCCGAGTACCACCACGGCGGTGCTGTTTTACCGGCGACAGAAACGATCGACGTCAGAAAGTTGGACAGGAATAATCGACAGCTCGTCGTCAAAAAAGCTCTCGATACGAATGAACAGGATAATTTTAAACTGCTCTCCGCCGTTAAGGAAAGGCTCGACCG AGTTGGATTGGAGGTGCCAAAGGTGGAAGTAAGATATGAGCACTTGAATGTAAGTGCAAAAGTTCAAACGGGTAACAGAGCTTTGCCTACTTTGATCAATGTTACTCGTGATGCAATAGAG CAATTACTCACTAGTTTAAGAATATTTCGACCGAAGCGACATTCATTAACAATCTTGAATGATGTCAGTGGGATCATCAAACCAGGAAG GATGACTTTGCTTTTAGGACCACCAGGATCTGGTAAATCAACTTTGCTAAGGGCTCTTGCTGGCAAACTTGACAAGAACTTGAAG ACAACCGGCAATATAACATATAATGGCGAAAAACTTGATCAATTCTGTGTGCAAAGAACTTCAGCATATGTTAGCCAAACGGATAATCATATTGCAGAGATTACTGTACGGGAAACCTTGGACTTTGCGGCTAGATGTCAAGGAGCTAGTGAAGGCTACGCTG GATACATGGATGATTTAACCCGATTGGAGAAGGAGAGAAACATACGTCCAATTCCAGAAATTGATGCTTTTATGAAG GCATCTTCGGTTAGAGGTAAACAGCACAATGTTTCAACAGATTATGTCTTAAAGGTGCTTGGTCTGGATATTTGCTCTGACACTATAGTTGGTAGTGATATGATGAGAGGTGTTTCTGGCGGTCAAAGGAAAAGGGTCACAACAG GGGAAATGGTTGTTGGCCCAATAAAAACCCTTTTTATGGATGAGATATCTACTGGACTAGACAGCTCCACAACATACCAAATTGTGAAATGCGTACAGAACTTTGTTCATCTAATGGAGGGAACAGTGCTGATGGCTCTTCTTCAGCCTGCTCCCGAGACATTTGAACTGTTTGATGACCTGGTTCTTTTGTCAGATAGTAATATTGTGTATCAGGGCCCTATAACTGACGTTGTAGAGTTCTTTGAGTCGTTAGGATTTCGACTTCCAGCACGTAAGGGAGTTGCCGATTTTCTTCAAGAG GTGACCTCCAAAAAGGATCAAGCTCAGTACTGGGCAGATCCTTCTAGACCATATGAATTTATACCCGTTTCAGAGATTGTAAAAGCTTTTAAAGAATCCAAATTTGGAAGGTCAGTGGAGGCCAGCCTTCTTGTTCCATGTGATCGATCTAAGAGTCTTCCTTCAGCTTTGTCTAGAACAAAGTTTGCTGTATCTAGTCGCGAGCTTTTCAAAGCATGCTTTGATCGAGAAATACTGTTGATCAAAAGACACAGTTTTCTGTACATTTTCAGAACATGCCAG GTTGGATTTGTTGGATTGGTAACGTGCACGATGTTCTTGCGTACAAAACTACACCCCGGAGATGAGGCTAATGGAAACCTTTATCTTTCTTGCTTGTTTTTTGGACTGGTTCATATGATGTTTAATGGATTTTCTGAGCTACCCCTTATGATATCACGACTTCCAGTCTTCTTCAAGCAACGAGATAGCAACTTTCATCCTGCATGGGCATGGTCTCTAGCCAGTTGGATCTTGCGAGTTCCTTACTCTGTTATGGAAAGTATAGTTTGGTCCTGTGTAGTCTACTACACTGTCGGCTTTGCTCCTGCGCCTGGAAG GTTTTTCCGATTTATGTTCTTACTCTTTTCAGTACACCAGATGGCATTGGGTCTCTTCAGGATGATGGCTGCTCTCGCTAGAGATATGGTCATTGCCAATACGTTTGGATCAGCTGCACTCTTAGCTATATTCCTGTTGGGAGGCTTTATAATTCCAAAAG AATTGATAAAGCCATGGTGGGCTTGGGCTTCTTGGTTGTCGCCCCTCACCTATGGTCAACGTGCCCTTTCTGTCAACGAATTTGGTGCCACTAGGTGGATGCAG AAAGATGTTGTCGGTAATAACACAGTGGGATACAACGTTCTCCATTCACATAGTTTACCTGCTGATGACAATTGGTATTGGATCGGAGTTTGTGTTCTTCTACTATATGCAGTCCTGTTCAATATCCTTGTGACTTTGGCTATATCTTACCTTAATC CTCTTAAAAAAGGTCAGGCATTGATGACTTCTGATACCGCAGAAGAAACTTCCACTGAAATGAATGGTCA CCAAGAGACTAGTAAAGCAAAGGGGATGATTCTTCCATTTCAACCACTGACAATGACATTCCATAATGTAAACTACTTTGTTGATATGCCCAAG GAGATGAGCACACAAGGTGTCCCGGAAAAGAGGTTGCAACTGTTGTCAAATGTAAGTGGAGTATTTTCACCAGGTGTCCTGACAGCACTGGTTGGTTCCAGTGGGGCAGGAAAAACCACTTTGATGGATGTTCTTGCGGGTAGAAAAACTGGTGGATACATAGATGGGGATATTAAGATATCAGGCTACCCAAAAGAGCAACGCATATTTGCCAGAATTTCAGGATATGTTGAACAAAACGATATACACTCTCCTCAAGTCACAGTTGAGGAGTCTCTCTTCTTCTCCGCTTCTCTTCGTCTTCCGAAAGAAGTCAGTAAAGAGAAAAACAGA GAGTTTGTTGAAGAAGTAATGAAATTAGTGGAGCTTGATAGTTTGAGGTATGCCTTGGTCGGTTTGCCTGGTAGTTCTGGCTTATCAACGGAGCAGAGAAAGCGTTTGACCATTGCTGTAGAGCTCGTTGCAAATCCTTCAATTATATTTATGGATGAACCCACTTCTGGACTTGATGCACGAGCGGCAGCAATTGTGATGAGAACTGTTCGAAACACAGTTGACACGGGAAGAACGGTAGTTTGCACAATACATCAACCGAGTATCGATATATTTGAAGCTTTTGATGAG CTACTTCTAATGAAACGAGGTGGTAGAGTAATATATGGAGGGAACCTTGGTGCGAATTCACAGACGTTGATAGACTATTTTGAG GCGATTGATGGCATTCCAAAAATTCCCGTCAGTTACAACCCAGCAACTTGGATGCTTGAGGTTTCCACACCAACTATGGAAGAGAAGATTGGGGCCGACTTTGCAGACATATATAGACATTCTGAACAATTCAA GGGAGTTGAATCTTCCATCAAGCAATTTGGTAGTCCATCCCCTGACTCAGAGCCCTTGCATTTTTCCTCGACTTTTGCACAAGATACATTGACTCAGTTCAAGACTTGCATGTGGAAACAAAATCTTGTATATTGGAGAAGTCCGCAGTACAATGCAATGAGGATATTGTTCACAACAATGAGCGCATTCATAATTGGGACAGCATTTTGGAATTGTGGTTCAAAGAGGGACACTACTCAATCATTATTTGTAGTTATGGGAGCACTTTATTCTGCTTGCCTGTTTCTTGGAGTGAATAATGCATCCTCTGtacagcctattgtttcgatcgaGAGGACCGTATTCTATCGTGAGAAAGCAGCAGGGCTCTACTCCCCAATACCATATGCTGCTGCTCAG GGACTGGTGGAGCTTCCTTACATTGCCGCACAGACTATCATTTATGGAACCATCACATATTTCATGATCAACTTTGACAGGACAGCAGAGAAATTCTTGCTCTATCTTATCTTCATGTTCCTTACTTTCACGTATTTCACTTTTTACGGCATGATGGCCGTTGCTCTCACTCCTACTCAACACCTGGCAGCTGTCGTTTCTTCCGCATTTTACTCTTTATGGAATCTCCTCTCCGGTTTTCTAGTACCTAAACCGAATATTCCGGTATGGTGGATCTGGTACTACTACATTTGCCCCGTCGCGTGGACTTTGAGGGGAGTTATCACGTCACAGCTCGGCGATGTGGAAACCAGGATCGTCGGGTACAAATTTGACGGTACGGTTAAAGAGTATATAGAAGTAAGTTTTGGGTATGGTCCTGGCATGATTGGAGTTACGGTGGTAGTTCTTGTTGGGTTTTGCATTTTGTTCTTTGCCATATTTGCTGCCTCCGTCAAATACCTCAACTTCCAAAGGAGATGA
- the LOC139884093 gene encoding peptidyl-prolyl cis-trans isomerase CYP19-4-like isoform X1, producing the protein MARISSLLFCTILLTIGSLSLIQAKKSDLKEITHKVFFDVEIAGKPAGRIVMGLFGKAVPKTAENFRALCTGEKGIGKSGKPLHYKGSSFHRIIPSFMIQGGDFTLGDGRGGESIYGEKFADENFKLKHTGPGFLSMANAGPDTNGSQFFITTVTTSWLDGRHVVFGKVISGMDVVYKVEAEGKQSGTPKSKVVIADSGELPL; encoded by the exons ATGGCGAGAATATCAAGCTTGTTGTTTTGCACGATTCTTCTAACTATCGGGTCATTATCTCTCATCCAG GCGAagaaatcagatttgaaagaaattACTCATAAAGTGTTCTTCGATGTTGAGATCGCCGGAAAACCTGCCG GTCGGATTGTGATGGGACTATTCGGGAAGGCCGTCCCGAAAACAGCAG AAAATTTCCGAGCTCTATGCACAG GGGAGAAAGGTATTGGAAAGAGTGGAAAGCCACTACATTACAAGGGAAGCTCATTCCACAGAATCATTCCCAGCTTTATGATTCAAGGAGGTGATTTTACTCTTGGTGATGGAAGGGGTGGTGAATCTATCTACGGAGAGAAATTTGCTGATGAGAACTTCAAGTTGAAGCACACTGGACCAG GGTTTTTGTCGATGGCCAACGCTGGTCCAGACACCAATGGTTCACAATTCTTCATCACAACCGTGACTACTAGCTG GTTGGATGGAAGACATGTAGTTTTCGGAAAGGTGATATCAGGAATGGACGTGGTTTACAAAGTAGAAGCAGAGGGAAAGCAAAGTGGCACACCAAAGAGCAAAGTTGTTATAGCTGATAGTGGCGAGCTCCCACTATAA
- the LOC139884093 gene encoding peptidyl-prolyl cis-trans isomerase CYP19-4-like isoform X2, which translates to MARISSLLFCTILLTIGSLSLIQAKKSDLKEITHKVFFDVEIAGKPAGRIVMGLFGKAVPKTAENFRALCTGEKGIGKSGKPLHYKGSSFHRIIPSFMIQGGDFTLGDGRGGESIYGEKFADENFKLKHTGPDTNGSQFFITTVTTSWLDGRHVVFGKVISGMDVVYKVEAEGKQSGTPKSKVVIADSGELPL; encoded by the exons ATGGCGAGAATATCAAGCTTGTTGTTTTGCACGATTCTTCTAACTATCGGGTCATTATCTCTCATCCAG GCGAagaaatcagatttgaaagaaattACTCATAAAGTGTTCTTCGATGTTGAGATCGCCGGAAAACCTGCCG GTCGGATTGTGATGGGACTATTCGGGAAGGCCGTCCCGAAAACAGCAG AAAATTTCCGAGCTCTATGCACAG GGGAGAAAGGTATTGGAAAGAGTGGAAAGCCACTACATTACAAGGGAAGCTCATTCCACAGAATCATTCCCAGCTTTATGATTCAAGGAGGTGATTTTACTCTTGGTGATGGAAGGGGTGGTGAATCTATCTACGGAGAGAAATTTGCTGATGAGAACTTCAAGTTGAAGCACACTGGACCAG ACACCAATGGTTCACAATTCTTCATCACAACCGTGACTACTAGCTG GTTGGATGGAAGACATGTAGTTTTCGGAAAGGTGATATCAGGAATGGACGTGGTTTACAAAGTAGAAGCAGAGGGAAAGCAAAGTGGCACACCAAAGAGCAAAGTTGTTATAGCTGATAGTGGCGAGCTCCCACTATAA
- the LOC139884078 gene encoding inositol 3-kinase-like, with translation MVTAKKTQQPETAPPRVLVVGNYCHDVLIQNGSVVAESLGGAASFISNVLNGMSINCHLVSKVGYDFKYNTFHAPIVMPTSKTTVFKAYFDSGTDENCHKDRVLKRVCACDPIMPSDLPDERFDFGMVVGVGGEILPQTIEKMIDICCSVFIDIQALIRVFDDANDGTVNMVGLKDSGFYHLLPRITVLKVSSEEALVMDLEEVRKWCCVVVTSGKDGCNLYWRDGELQILPFAANQVDPTGAGDSFLGGLVAGLFHDLSLPDAALMGNFFGSLTVEQIGLPKLDLRLLQMARDEVHKRKDQTINSIDSRRDEKLKFVKAAGHEQFHASLSASKRLSICVDDKCHRDVPNSQKQPSKIVATDNLTC, from the exons ATGGTAACAGCCAAGAAAACCCAGCAACCGGAAACAGCTCCACCTCGAGTCCTTGTTGTTGGAAATTATTGCCACGACGTTTTGATCCAAAATGGCTCCGTCGTTGCCGAGTCTCTCGGCGGCGCCGCCTCCTTTATATCGAATGTGCTCAATGGTATGTCGATTAATTGCCATTTAGTGTCTAAAGTTGGTTATGATTTCAAATACAATACTTTTCATGCCCCAATTGTGATGCCCACATCGAAAACCACCGTTTTCAAGGCTTATTTCGATTCTGGTACTGACGAGAATTGTCACAAGGACCGGGTCCTGAAACGGGTCTGCGCTTGTGACCCGATCATGCCGTCGGATCTTCCAGATGAGAGGTTCGATTTTGGGATGGTGGTCGGTGTTGGGGGAGAGATATTGCCCCAAACAATTGAGAAAATGATCGACATTTGCTGCTCTGTTTTTATTGACATTCAGGCATTGATTCGTGTTTTTGATGATGCCAATGATGGGACTGTGAATATGGTGGGGTTAAAAGATAGTGGATTTTACCATCTTTTACCCAGAATTACCGTCTTAAAGGTGTCATCGGAGGAAGCTTTGGTTATGGACCTTGAGGAGGTGAGAAAGTGGTGTTGTGTGGTGGTGACTAGTGGCAAGGATGGATGTAATCTGTACTGGAGAGATGGGGAGCTGCAGATTTTGCCTTTTGCCGCGAATCAAGTTGATCCAACTGGGGCTGGTGACAGTTTCTTAGGTGGGCTGGTGGCAGGATTGTTCCATGATTTGTCTTTGCCGGATGCAGCATTAATGGGGAATTTCTTTGGTTCACTTACCGTTGAGCAAATTGGGCTACCTAAGCTTGACTTACGCTTGTTGCAG ATGGCGAGGGATGAAGTACACAAGAGGAAAGATCAGACGATCAATAGTATCGACAGTCGCAGGGACGAAAAACTTAAGTTTGTAAAGGCTGCTGGACATGAACAATTCCATGCCTCTCTTAGTGCAAGCAAGCGTTTATCGATATGTGTTGACGATAAATGCCATCGAGATGTTCCAAATTCCCAAAAGCAGCCGAGCAAAATCGTTGCAACCGACAACCTAACTTGTTAG
- the LOC139884077 gene encoding SMR domain-containing protein At5g58720-like — protein sequence MKNHKKKKKHHNRSSSNASKPPNNEPPRSNNNLSEDEQQKNQKEVVISSLVEAFGSSVSVEDATSAINDAHGDAGKAVEILENMVAIINKRNANCDFDDGDDPSSTTSTTSAVDWGSGTGSTSWTSSSCGSSEDQNTVKMSGLKQKKRVVATTGSVSTMLGKDYVRKETPKYPPKFKEKIGDAVDKEEAEQFLSSMLGDDSEISMAIVRDVLYQCGYDVDKALDILLDLSSSSNEQSDSENGRCFINPANYKEDMRNLILHGDYKPKAGKSSNLCDGDLQDSIWSIDSGFRSYSKVLTSSETQYPTSPRVTESDIPYKVLDYLFNISRCPEYKPNTMNWRKVVKQMESLGRPMNFDSSSVAETQPVTGGKVDEYHLYRKPAEKQWNTVKSYYKKAATAYSNGQPAYAAYLSDKGKLQTKYAQEAEEKASCDIFKARNKSIENAITIDLHGQHVKHAMKMLKRHLLLVSFVSSIQILRVITGCGSRGLGKSVLKQSVIKLLERESIEWCEENQGTVLIKLDGYRELSFLDSESDIDE from the exons ATGAAGAACCACAAGAAGAAAAAGAAGCATCACAACCGATCTTCATCAAATGCCTCCAAGCCTCCGAACAACGAACCGCCGCGTAGCAACAACAACCTGAGCGAAGACGAACAGCAGAAGAATCAAAAGGAAGTTGTTATTAGCTCGTTAGTGGAGGCCTTTGGGTCGTCAGTTTCCGTTGAAGATGCCACCTCGGCGATTAACGACGCACATGGCGACGCCGGCAAAGCAGTTGAGATTTTAGAAAATATGGTGGCTATTATTAACAAGAGGAACGCTAACTGTGATTTCGACGACGGAGATGATCCATCTTCAACGACTTCGACGACTTCTGCTGTGGATTGGGGCTCTGGTACGGGTTCAACTAGCTGGACTTCGAGTAGTTGTGGTTCGAGCGAGGATCAGAACACAGTCAAGATGAGCGGATTGAAGCAGAAGAAGAGAGTTGTAGCTACGACTGGGAGTGTTTCTACGATGCTTGGAAAGGACTATGTGAGGAAGGAAACTCCTAAATATCCGCCTAAATTTAAGGAGAAAATTGGTGATGCTGTTGACAAAGAGGAGGCTGAGCAGTTTCTGAGCTCGATGCTTGGAGATGACAGTGAAATCAGTATGGCTATTGTCAGAGATGTGCTAT ACCAATGTGGGTACGATGTTGATAAG GCTTTGGATATTTTGCTTGATCTTTCCTCTTCCTCAAATGAGCAGTCCGACTCTGAGAATGGTCGATGCTTTATTAATCCTGCAAACTATAAGGAAGATATGAGAAACCTTATTTTACACGGAGACTAT AAACCGAAGGCCGGGAAATCTTCTAATTTGTGTGATGGTGACCTCCAGGATAGTATCTGGTCCATTGACAGTGGTTTCAG GAGTTATTCCAAGGTTCTGACTAGTTCTGAAACTCAGTATCCAACTAGCCCAAGAGTTACTGAGTCAGATATCCCTTATAAAGTATTGGATTATCTGTTTAACATATCCCGGTGTCCTGAATATAAACCAAACACAATGAACTGGAGGAAGGTAGTAAAGCAAATGGAGTCACTAGGTCGTCCTATGAATTTTGATTCATCAAGTGTCGCAGAAACTCAGCCTGTAACTGGTG GTAAAGTTGATGAATATCATCTATATAGAAAGCCTGCTGAGAAACAATGGAATACGGTGAAATCTTACTATAAGAAA GCTGCAACAGCATATTCAAATGGACAACCGGCATATGCAGCTTATCTTTCAGACAAG GGCAAGTTGCAGACTAAATATGCCCAGGAAGCAGAAGAAAAGGCAAGCTGTGACATATTTAAAGCTAG AAACAAGAGCATAGAAAATGCGATAACAATCGACTTGCATGGGCAACATGTCAAACATGCAATGAAGATGTTGAAACGCCACCTCCTACTTGTATCATTTGTATCCT CAATCCAAATTCTGAGGGTTATAACAGGCTGTGGGTCTCGTGGTCTCGGGAAGTCTGTGCTGAAACAATCG GTTATCAAACTTTTGGAGAGAGAAAGCATCGAGTGGTGTGAAGAGAATCAAGGAACCGTTTTGATCAAACTTGACGGATACAGAGAGCTCAGCTTTCTGGATTCTGAGAGTGATATCGACGAGTGA